The following proteins are encoded in a genomic region of Cricetulus griseus strain 17A/GY chromosome 7, alternate assembly CriGri-PICRH-1.0, whole genome shotgun sequence:
- the Clk4 gene encoding dual specificity protein kinase CLK4 isoform X4: MDGLHVAVKIVKNVGRYREAARSEIQVLEHLNSTDPNSVFRCVQMLEWFDHHGHVCIVFELLGLSTYDFIKENSFLPFQIDHIRQMAYQICQSINFLHHNKLTHTDLKPENILFVKSDYVVKYNSKMKRDERTLKNTDIKVVDFGSATYDDEHHSTLVSTRHYRAPEVILALGWSQPCDVWSIGCILIEYYLGFTVFQTHDSKEHLAMMERILGPIPAHMIQKTRKRKYFHHNQLDWDEHSSAGRYVRRRCKPLKEFMLCHDEEHEKLFDLVRRMLEYDPAKRITLDEALQHPFFDLLKRK; the protein is encoded by the exons ggaTGGCTTACATGTAGCAGTGAAAATTGTGAAAAATGTAGGCCGTTACCGGGAGGCAGCTCGATCTGAAATCCAAGTACTGGAGCACTTGAACAGTACAGACCCCAACAGTGTCTT CCGATGTGTCCAGATGCTAGAATGGTTTGATCATCATGGTCATGTTTGTATTGTGTTTGAGCTGCTGGGACTTAGTACCtatgattttattaaagaaaatagcTTTCTGCCATTTCAAATTGATCACATAAGACAAATGGCTTATCAGATCTGCCAGTCTATAAATT ttttaCATCATAATAAATTAACTCATACGGATCTAaaacctgaaaatattttatttgtgaagTCTGACTATGTAGTCAAGTACAATTCTAAAATG AAACGAGATGAGCGCAcattgaaaaacacagatatcAAAGTTGTTGACTTTGGAAGTGCAACATATGATGATGAACATCATAGTACATTGGTGTCCACACGGCACTACAGAGCTCCAGAGGTCATTTTGG cTTTAGGTTGGTCTCAGCCTTGTGATGTTTGGAGCATAGGCTGCATTCTGATTGAGTATTACCTTGGGTTCACAGTCTTCCAG ACTCATGATAGTAAGGAGCACCTGGCAATGATGGAGCGGATATTAGGACCCATCCCAGCACACATGATCCAAAAGACAAG GAAACGGAAGTATTTCCACCATAATCAGCTAGATTGGGATGAGCATAGTTCAGCTGGGAGATATGTCAGGAGACGCTGCAAGCCATTAAag GAATTTATGCTGTGTCACGATGAGGAACATGAAAAGCTATTTGACTTGGTTCGAAGAATGTTGGAGTATGACCCAGCGAAAAGGATTACCTTGGATGAAGCATTGCAGCACCCTTTCTTTGActtattaaaaaggaaatga